The Candidatus Nanosynbacter lyticus genome window below encodes:
- a CDS encoding GspE/PulE family protein — MRISDSSIEKILRQGEVISESQLAELKMEAERTHHSLQTIILEHKILSEVQLGQKIGEYINVPFVTIEPKDIPDDVLKRIPEHIARQYNVVLFAADDNGVLSLAMEDPDDVQALNFIQKEIGYNIKVFLATKNNILDCLENYRGNITDELDEVVSIQSGAESDSQNVSEEEISENSPIAQTVNLLLEYAIKSGASDIHIEPREDFVQVRYRIDGVLKEVNKLPRNVQGALVSRIKILSNLKIDERRVPQDGRFKIKVSGKQYALRVSTLPIADGEKIVMRILDESNQAVALDSLGYWGLSLSTLKDAMAQPNGMILVTGPTGSGKSTSLFSVLSELNTPDVNISTIEDPVEYKIPGVNQTQTNSKAGMTFASGLRALLRQDPNIIMVGEIRDGETANLGVQAALTGHLVFSTLHTNNAATCLPRLLDMGIEPFLIASTVKAVIGQRLVRRLCMHCRQQYVPDAGELAYIVQMFNLKQGSMQRLHALEQQAAADKIGGNTPLGSTDVTIQYLWRPNPEGCDECGHNGFKGRVGIYEVLGISIPIQKMITANATSNEIQQQAINEGMVTMQTDGFVKSLRGVTTLEEVLRATREQ, encoded by the coding sequence ATGCGCATTTCTGACAGTAGTATTGAGAAGATTTTGCGCCAGGGTGAGGTAATTTCTGAGTCACAGCTGGCCGAGTTAAAGATGGAGGCGGAACGTACGCACCATTCGTTGCAGACGATTATCTTGGAGCACAAAATCCTGAGCGAGGTACAGCTCGGGCAAAAGATTGGCGAATATATCAATGTGCCGTTTGTGACCATCGAGCCAAAGGATATCCCTGATGACGTTCTCAAGCGTATCCCCGAGCACATTGCCCGTCAGTACAATGTCGTATTGTTTGCAGCTGATGATAATGGCGTCCTGAGTTTGGCGATGGAAGACCCGGATGATGTACAGGCGCTGAACTTCATCCAGAAAGAGATTGGTTACAACATCAAGGTGTTCCTGGCGACAAAAAACAACATTCTTGACTGCCTGGAGAATTATCGCGGTAACATTACCGATGAGCTGGATGAAGTGGTGTCAATCCAGAGTGGTGCTGAATCAGATTCACAAAACGTCTCTGAAGAGGAAATTTCTGAGAATTCGCCGATCGCCCAGACGGTTAACTTGCTGCTGGAATATGCCATCAAGTCGGGTGCTTCAGACATCCACATCGAGCCGCGCGAGGATTTCGTCCAAGTTCGTTACCGAATTGATGGTGTGCTCAAAGAAGTGAATAAATTACCACGCAATGTTCAGGGTGCGCTGGTTAGTCGTATCAAAATCCTGTCAAATTTGAAAATCGACGAACGCCGCGTGCCGCAAGACGGTCGCTTCAAGATCAAGGTCTCGGGTAAGCAATACGCGCTGCGTGTGTCGACGCTGCCGATCGCTGATGGTGAGAAAATCGTCATGCGTATTTTGGACGAGTCCAATCAGGCGGTTGCCCTCGATAGCCTCGGCTATTGGGGGTTGTCGCTGAGTACGCTTAAAGACGCCATGGCGCAACCAAACGGTATGATCTTGGTGACCGGGCCAACTGGTTCAGGAAAGTCGACCAGTTTGTTTAGTGTGCTATCAGAACTTAATACGCCGGATGTAAATATCTCAACCATCGAAGATCCGGTTGAATACAAGATCCCCGGGGTCAACCAAACCCAGACTAACTCGAAAGCTGGCATGACCTTTGCTTCGGGACTACGCGCGCTGCTGCGTCAAGACCCGAACATCATCATGGTTGGTGAGATTCGCGACGGCGAGACCGCCAACCTCGGTGTGCAGGCGGCGCTGACTGGACACTTGGTGTTCTCGACGCTCCACACCAACAACGCAGCCACCTGTTTGCCGCGTCTATTGGACATGGGAATTGAGCCATTCTTGATCGCCTCGACGGTCAAGGCGGTGATCGGCCAGCGCTTGGTGCGGCGATTGTGTATGCATTGTCGTCAGCAATATGTGCCGGATGCCGGGGAGCTCGCCTATATCGTTCAGATGTTTAACCTCAAGCAGGGCTCGATGCAGCGACTGCATGCATTGGAGCAGCAGGCGGCGGCTGACAAGATTGGCGGCAATACACCGCTCGGTTCGACCGACGTGACGATTCAATATTTGTGGCGACCAAATCCTGAGGGCTGTGATGAGTGCGGTCATAATGGCTTCAAGGGGCGCGTTGGTATTTACGAAGTCCTCGGTATTTCGATTCCGATCCAAAAGATGATCACCGCTAATGCTACTAGTAATGAGATCCAGCAGCAGGCGATCAACGAAGGAATGGTAACGATGCAGACGGATGGTTTCGTCAAGTCGCTGCGTGGCGTGACAACGCTAGAGGAAGTTTTGAGAGCAACAAGGGAGCAATAA
- a CDS encoding nucleoside triphosphate pyrophosphohydrolase family protein: MTIDEYAKKAIATLIGTHEYGDVDARLMAQVLGLVGESGEVAEKFKKLVRDKQGILTDDDRTEILKELGDVLWYVNAVAHLLGSSLEEVAQMNNQKLASRQARQQLHGQGDNR; encoded by the coding sequence ATGACAATTGATGAGTATGCCAAGAAGGCTATCGCGACACTGATCGGTACGCATGAATACGGGGACGTTGACGCGCGACTGATGGCACAAGTGCTTGGACTGGTTGGTGAGTCGGGCGAAGTGGCTGAAAAGTTCAAAAAGCTGGTTCGCGACAAGCAGGGCATATTGACAGACGATGACCGCACAGAGATTCTCAAAGAATTAGGCGACGTGTTGTGGTATGTTAATGCAGTGGCGCATCTGCTCGGTTCTAGCCTCGAGGAAGTTGCCCAGATGAACAACCAAAAGCTCGCCAGCCGCCAAGCCCGCCAGCAGCTGCACGGGCAGGGCGATAATCGCTAA
- a CDS encoding NUDIX hydrolase, with protein sequence MIDQFIPEHHIQKHILGVLMHMKYARFRDMRPPKVDTNLYTYHLNLLKKRGFVIKTDDGYCLGREGLSYVDRVSIKSLKIRTQPKIITMIVIQNANGDVLLQRRTKQPHIDTWTLPYGKLHIDDESVLAAAQREAREKLAVDKLPLTHAGDCYIRVLIEGEILSSTLAHVFYGETDEVVAGEELVWARPHRLADYDLAPAVEQIVARTFFHDPFFFEEFVAELK encoded by the coding sequence ATGATTGACCAATTTATCCCCGAACATCACATCCAGAAGCATATCCTTGGCGTGTTAATGCATATGAAATATGCGCGATTTCGGGATATGCGGCCGCCAAAAGTCGATACTAATCTCTATACCTACCACTTAAATCTATTGAAGAAGCGGGGATTTGTCATCAAGACGGATGATGGATACTGTCTGGGGCGGGAAGGGCTATCGTATGTCGATAGAGTTAGTATTAAATCACTCAAAATTCGTACCCAGCCGAAAATTATTACCATGATTGTCATCCAGAATGCTAATGGCGATGTGCTACTCCAGCGACGCACTAAGCAGCCACATATCGACACCTGGACGCTGCCATATGGCAAGCTACACATTGATGACGAGTCGGTCTTGGCCGCTGCTCAGCGGGAGGCACGCGAGAAATTGGCGGTGGATAAGCTACCGCTGACACACGCAGGTGATTGCTATATTCGCGTCCTGATTGAGGGGGAGATATTATCATCGACACTGGCGCACGTATTTTATGGTGAGACCGATGAAGTTGTGGCGGGCGAAGAACTCGTGTGGGCTCGTCCGCATCGATTGGCGGATTATGACTTAGCACCAGCGGTTGAACAAATCGTGGCGCGGACGTTCTTTCACGACCCGTTCTTTTTTGAGGAATTTGTGGCAGAATTAAAGTAA
- a CDS encoding HD domain-containing protein: MASEVIQAQARVDNIKPVELLEALRQEKYPSIESSNSQALDTLLYDRERWSLLLKMSSLAIESSCLVDNFSGVDRIPRRKNGDRETDVEHSFLLATLAPNLARILYPNLDIDRIRHYSLVHDMIEIEVGDVATFNLSPDEQAEKERREQIALKKLLKELPLLEAEALASYERQDTPEARFVRLVDKLLPAVVDITGQGTRVVEEDFGVASIDELRSSHDKLAIKWRDVFHNEFPELEQLYAVLAYLFENKYEQERQRQKETHIPERPNQLKEVERKWLIDPDNLPDGLENYPHADLKQGYLAVSGDGSETRIRSFGDGERFELTVKTAGTVVRGEQNIKITGEMFKALWPQTEGNRVEKTRYYIPFTDSNNNQHTIELDVYAGHLSGLVTAEIEFSGRETEASVRADAFTPPKWFGDDVSEDKRYKNRSLASMQHGFMKLG, from the coding sequence ATGGCTAGCGAAGTAATACAAGCTCAAGCTAGGGTGGATAATATCAAACCTGTGGAATTGCTAGAGGCACTACGCCAAGAAAAATATCCATCAATAGAGTCATCAAATAGTCAGGCTCTCGACACACTTCTATATGATAGGGAGCGATGGTCACTGCTGCTGAAAATGTCAAGTCTGGCAATTGAATCCTCTTGCTTGGTGGATAACTTTTCAGGCGTTGACCGCATACCTCGACGAAAAAACGGAGATCGTGAAACAGATGTAGAACACAGTTTTCTACTGGCGACATTAGCTCCAAATCTAGCACGAATACTCTACCCTAATCTTGATATAGATCGTATCCGCCACTACAGCCTTGTTCACGACATGATAGAGATTGAGGTCGGTGATGTCGCAACATTTAACCTGTCACCAGATGAACAAGCCGAGAAAGAACGTCGCGAACAGATAGCCTTGAAAAAATTACTAAAGGAACTACCGCTACTTGAAGCCGAAGCGTTAGCGTCATATGAGAGGCAGGATACACCAGAGGCTCGTTTTGTCCGCCTCGTTGACAAACTTCTTCCGGCTGTCGTTGACATCACCGGTCAGGGTACTCGAGTTGTCGAAGAAGACTTCGGCGTCGCAAGTATTGACGAGCTTCGTAGCTCCCATGATAAGCTAGCCATTAAATGGCGAGACGTGTTCCATAACGAATTCCCTGAGCTTGAACAACTCTACGCCGTCCTTGCCTATCTTTTTGAAAATAAGTATGAGCAAGAACGTCAAAGACAAAAAGAAACTCATATACCGGAACGACCAAACCAACTGAAAGAAGTTGAAAGAAAGTGGCTCATCGACCCAGATAATCTTCCTGATGGTCTAGAGAACTATCCTCATGCTGATCTTAAGCAAGGATATTTAGCAGTTAGTGGTGATGGATCCGAAACACGTATTCGTAGCTTCGGTGATGGTGAGCGGTTTGAGCTAACTGTCAAGACTGCCGGTACAGTTGTCCGCGGCGAGCAAAACATTAAGATAACTGGCGAGATGTTCAAGGCACTCTGGCCACAGACCGAAGGCAATCGCGTTGAAAAAACTAGATACTACATACCCTTCACTGACAGTAACAATAACCAGCACACGATTGAGCTTGATGTGTATGCGGGACATTTATCAGGACTAGTCACGGCAGAGATTGAATTCAGCGGTCGCGAAACGGAGGCATCGGTTCGTGCGGATGCCTTCACGCCACCAAAGTGGTTTGGTGATGATGTCAGCGAAGACAAGCGATATAAAAACCGTTCCCTCGCCTCAATGCAGCATGGTTTCATGAAGCTCGGTTAA
- the trmB gene encoding tRNA (guanosine(46)-N7)-methyltransferase TrmB, with protein MSFVDPNQFVITRRRKKYKFALFNNSPLCFEYDEWMPRSIDVLEVGAGTGLFSVELAARHPEQQFLAVDVKADRLQKGARAAEQRGLRNIWFVRARADQLGELCEAGSLSQLWVTFPDPFPRQRSSGRRLTHPHFLTQYAKLLDEGGELLLKHDDHNFFCWSLEQLVVAGWQLRGLTFDLHESERFDEESDARIMTTYEQRWVGEGKAIGFVGAGKSINRAS; from the coding sequence ATGAGTTTTGTCGATCCAAATCAATTTGTCATCACCCGGCGGCGCAAGAAGTATAAATTCGCACTATTTAACAATTCGCCACTTTGTTTTGAGTATGATGAGTGGATGCCGCGGTCGATTGACGTGCTGGAGGTCGGTGCTGGAACGGGACTGTTTAGTGTCGAGCTGGCGGCGCGACATCCCGAGCAGCAGTTTCTGGCGGTCGATGTCAAGGCCGATCGACTGCAAAAAGGGGCACGTGCGGCCGAGCAGCGTGGCCTCAGGAATATCTGGTTTGTGCGGGCGCGAGCAGACCAGCTGGGTGAGTTATGTGAGGCTGGATCACTCAGTCAGTTGTGGGTCACTTTCCCCGATCCATTTCCACGCCAGCGCTCCAGCGGCAGGCGTTTGACGCACCCGCATTTTTTAACGCAGTACGCAAAGTTGCTTGATGAGGGCGGTGAGCTACTGCTCAAGCATGATGATCACAACTTTTTCTGCTGGAGCTTGGAGCAGCTGGTGGTGGCTGGCTGGCAGCTTCGGGGGCTAACGTTTGATCTGCACGAATCGGAGCGATTTGACGAGGAGAGCGATGCCCGGATCATGACAACCTACGAACAGCGCTGGGTTGGCGAGGGGAAAGCGATTGGGTTTGTGGGAGCAGGGAAATCTATTAACCGAGCTTCATGA
- a CDS encoding mechanosensitive ion channel family protein, whose amino-acid sequence MTDTLIKQLLNSSRVDEWMTEHGLGWLVSERMVETVSVVIGAVIVYYLGRIFITWAIRYAIHSTAKHRSWHRKDIEKRENTLTQLIRSFWRITIIAYIAAMVASKLFYFDLSPLFASAGIIGVALGFGAQSLVKDFLAGIFIIAENQYRVGDVVDVMGASGTVERVGTRSTVLRDADGNVHYLPNGTIQHVINKTMGYSMSRFTLQLDPSSDISRAADIINETGQQLSKEKSWDKKIIEPPKFVSVGDITGRSVELIVAGKVQPSDQWAVTSEMRRRLLKEFEKQEIELAVIPTAITHKN is encoded by the coding sequence ATGACGGATACGCTTATCAAACAACTGTTAAATTCGTCGCGCGTTGACGAATGGATGACCGAGCATGGGCTAGGCTGGCTGGTAAGCGAGCGGATGGTTGAAACGGTCAGTGTCGTCATCGGCGCGGTTATCGTTTATTATCTTGGCCGCATCTTCATTACTTGGGCAATTCGCTACGCGATCCACTCCACCGCCAAGCACCGCTCATGGCACCGCAAAGATATCGAAAAGCGCGAAAATACGCTGACGCAGCTGATTCGTAGTTTTTGGCGCATCACCATTATTGCCTATATCGCCGCTATGGTCGCCAGTAAATTATTCTACTTCGACTTGTCACCGCTGTTTGCTAGCGCCGGTATCATCGGCGTGGCGCTCGGATTCGGTGCGCAGTCACTTGTCAAAGATTTTCTGGCTGGCATTTTTATCATCGCTGAAAATCAATATCGAGTCGGCGACGTGGTTGACGTCATGGGAGCGAGCGGTACTGTTGAGCGCGTCGGCACCCGATCAACGGTACTCCGCGATGCTGATGGTAATGTACACTACCTACCAAACGGCACCATCCAGCATGTTATTAATAAAACGATGGGATATAGCATGTCGCGCTTTACCTTGCAGCTTGATCCAAGCAGCGACATTAGCCGCGCCGCTGATATCATCAACGAGACCGGCCAACAACTCAGCAAGGAAAAATCTTGGGATAAGAAAATTATTGAGCCACCAAAATTTGTTTCCGTCGGCGATATCACTGGTCGATCAGTTGAATTGATCGTTGCTGGAAAAGTTCAGCCATCAGATCAATGGGCGGTTACCTCAGAGATGCGCCGCCGGCTCCTCAAAGAATTTGAAAAACAAGAGATTGAGCTAGCTGTCATCCCAACAGCGATAACGCATAAAAATTAA
- a CDS encoding YtxH domain-containing protein has translation MKKVLTVLGAAAAGFVAGILTAPKSGKETRADIKKKAGELKTATVKTAKKAQAAAKDSAEAAKVGAQKVGDVVTGTARTVKADTEKHFKKS, from the coding sequence ATGAAAAAAGTATTAACAGTTCTCGGCGCCGCAGCGGCTGGTTTCGTGGCTGGTATTTTGACCGCACCAAAAAGCGGCAAGGAAACTCGCGCTGACATCAAGAAAAAAGCTGGTGAGCTAAAAACTGCCACTGTCAAAACTGCCAAAAAAGCCCAGGCTGCCGCCAAAGATAGCGCTGAAGCAGCCAAGGTCGGCGCTCAAAAAGTTGGCGATGTCGTTACTGGAACCGCTCGTACGGTCAAGGCCGACACCGAGAAACATTTCAAGAAGTCGTAG
- a CDS encoding HhH-GPD family protein produces the protein MNDKDSRFQALIHQKGRELYRPMPWRDQPTLYYVLVSELMLQQTQVARVLTKFGEFTAKFPDIESLAAAELTEVLRAWQGLGYNRRAQYLHRASQAIVAGAPVATLDDLVELPGIGINTAGAIMNYAYQVPTPFIETNIRTVYLNHFFAGQTAVADRDILTVVEQTMDQANPRQWFWALMDYGSELKSQGKGKLSASRHYTKQSQFTGSLRQMRGEILRRYIGGQPLAEITAELQDDPRFAAALDGLRRDGLIAVK, from the coding sequence ATGAATGATAAAGACTCTCGCTTTCAGGCGCTGATCCACCAAAAAGGCCGCGAACTGTACCGGCCGATGCCGTGGCGTGATCAGCCGACCTTGTACTATGTGCTGGTGAGTGAGCTAATGCTGCAGCAAACCCAGGTCGCTCGCGTCTTGACGAAGTTCGGAGAGTTTACTGCGAAATTTCCAGATATTGAGTCACTGGCAGCGGCCGAGCTGACCGAGGTGCTCCGCGCGTGGCAGGGGCTGGGCTATAACCGCCGCGCTCAGTATCTTCACCGGGCGTCACAAGCCATTGTCGCTGGTGCCCCGGTGGCCACGCTAGATGACCTCGTTGAGTTACCAGGCATCGGCATCAATACCGCTGGCGCCATCATGAACTATGCTTATCAAGTGCCAACACCGTTCATTGAGACCAATATTCGTACCGTCTATCTCAATCATTTCTTTGCGGGCCAGACGGCAGTTGCGGATCGCGACATATTGACTGTTGTTGAGCAGACGATGGACCAGGCAAATCCGCGTCAGTGGTTTTGGGCGCTGATGGACTATGGTAGTGAGCTCAAATCTCAGGGAAAGGGCAAATTATCCGCCAGTCGCCACTACACCAAACAATCACAATTCACCGGTAGCCTCCGCCAGATGCGGGGCGAGATTTTGCGTCGATATATTGGCGGGCAGCCGCTCGCTGAAATTACCGCTGAGTTGCAGGACGATCCACGATTTGCGGCGGCACTGGATGGTCTGCGACGGGACGGTCTCATTGCTGTAAAGTGA
- a CDS encoding poly(ethylene terephthalate) hydrolase family protein, producing the protein MQYLNQSITGDDGVATGYADKLSPSGNLEQYYTKTGPYKVAHYIQNNTDGSKAYRLYYPERQSANQTFPLIVVVNGTATPASTYTPILEHLASWGFVVIGNEDGWAGTGASTAAMLDAALQYNTTHESPVRGLINTNKIGIAGHSQGGAGAINAATKYSNSNKYSSLYTASAVSRGTANNNQWTYDVSRLNTAVFMMAGTGASDSIAISPLDDLKHNFDALQGGKPGVIARRKSVGHKDVLEYGDAYMTAWFLWTLADDAKAKMVFAGADAELRHNSDWQDVQVRNIE; encoded by the coding sequence ATGCAATATCTCAATCAAAGTATTACCGGAGATGATGGTGTAGCGACTGGCTATGCTGATAAGCTTAGCCCTAGTGGCAACCTCGAACAATATTACACCAAGACCGGACCCTACAAAGTAGCGCACTACATTCAAAATAATACCGATGGTTCTAAGGCCTATCGTCTCTATTACCCTGAGCGCCAGAGTGCTAACCAGACTTTTCCACTGATTGTAGTGGTAAATGGCACGGCAACACCAGCTAGCACCTACACACCAATTCTTGAGCACCTCGCCAGCTGGGGCTTCGTTGTAATCGGCAATGAGGACGGCTGGGCTGGTACTGGTGCATCGACCGCAGCTATGCTTGATGCTGCTCTGCAGTACAATACAACCCACGAGAGTCCAGTGCGCGGGCTAATCAACACTAATAAAATTGGGATCGCTGGACATTCGCAAGGTGGCGCAGGAGCGATCAATGCCGCTACTAAGTATAGTAATAGCAATAAGTATTCTTCGCTTTACACCGCTAGCGCCGTGAGTCGTGGCACTGCTAATAATAATCAATGGACCTATGACGTCTCACGCCTCAATACAGCGGTGTTCATGATGGCAGGAACTGGCGCTAGCGATAGTATTGCCATCAGTCCGCTCGATGACTTGAAGCATAATTTTGATGCATTACAAGGGGGCAAGCCAGGAGTCATTGCACGGCGTAAGTCAGTTGGTCATAAAGATGTGCTAGAATACGGTGATGCATATATGACCGCCTGGTTCCTATGGACACTGGCAGATGATGCCAAGGCGAAGATGGTCTTTGCTGGTGCCGACGCAGAACTACGCCATAACAGCGACTGGCAGGATGTCCAGGTACGCAATATTGAATAA
- a CDS encoding VIT1/CCC1 transporter family protein, with protein MKIFFRRYISEFVYGAVDGTVTTFAVVAASAGAGISSAVILILGIANLIADGFSMGSSAYLAASAEHEESARDTQKRASPKIIGTVTFLAFVAVGSVPVLPYLVDVVTSLKTPNTSLFYVSSVLTAVAFLTIGFIKGKVGNQSSWREAAITLLLGAVAAGLAYFAGDILAAWLGVRL; from the coding sequence ATGAAAATATTTTTTAGACGATACATTTCAGAATTTGTGTATGGTGCAGTTGACGGCACAGTCACGACCTTTGCCGTAGTGGCGGCTTCAGCCGGAGCCGGTATTTCCAGCGCGGTTATCCTCATTTTAGGCATTGCAAACCTCATTGCTGATGGATTTTCAATGGGCTCCAGCGCTTACCTCGCAGCCAGCGCCGAACATGAAGAGTCGGCCCGCGACACCCAAAAACGAGCCTCCCCTAAGATCATTGGCACAGTTACATTTTTGGCCTTTGTCGCCGTGGGTAGCGTGCCGGTATTACCCTACCTGGTCGACGTGGTCACCAGCTTAAAAACGCCAAACACCAGCCTATTTTATGTCAGCTCCGTACTAACAGCAGTTGCTTTCCTGACGATTGGCTTCATTAAAGGTAAAGTCGGTAATCAATCATCATGGCGAGAAGCCGCCATCACCCTGCTCCTCGGCGCAGTCGCCGCTGGACTGGCGTACTTTGCCGGCGATATATTGGCGGCATGGCTGGGTGTTCGGTTATAG
- a CDS encoding oxidoreductase: MSRKKYNSNHKVVLITGASSGIGRATAELLLQKGYIVYGLARNSEALQKIKGLRLIPGDMKDEKSLESAAKKICDEQGRIDVLINNAGYGLLGAVEDIPIEQARRQFEVNVFGLARLTQLVLPSMREAGSGLIINMSSVGGRVYFPLGAWYHASKHAIEGFSDSLRLELQEYNIKLVVIEPGLIATNFYKLAEEPLTRYSSNGAYSGMAKAISHNLSQSYRTMSPPSVVAHKVATIIESKHPRRRYLVGKLARVLFYTRYLLGDGVFEQIAKKQTR; encoded by the coding sequence ATGAGTAGAAAAAAGTATAATTCAAATCATAAAGTAGTGTTAATTACTGGAGCGTCCAGCGGTATCGGAAGAGCGACCGCTGAGCTGCTTTTGCAGAAAGGTTACATAGTGTACGGACTTGCTCGAAACAGTGAGGCGCTTCAAAAAATTAAAGGCCTTCGGCTAATACCGGGTGATATGAAAGATGAAAAATCACTTGAGTCTGCGGCAAAAAAGATTTGTGATGAGCAGGGAAGAATAGATGTACTTATTAATAATGCCGGCTATGGATTACTGGGGGCGGTAGAGGATATTCCAATTGAACAGGCCCGCAGGCAGTTTGAGGTGAATGTATTCGGGCTGGCTAGACTGACGCAGCTTGTGCTGCCTAGTATGAGAGAAGCGGGCTCGGGCTTGATTATTAATATGTCATCGGTTGGAGGCAGAGTGTATTTTCCGCTCGGTGCCTGGTATCATGCTTCAAAGCACGCTATTGAGGGGTTTTCCGATAGCTTGCGGCTAGAGCTGCAGGAATACAACATCAAGCTTGTGGTAATTGAGCCTGGCTTGATCGCTACAAATTTCTACAAATTAGCTGAAGAGCCGCTTACTCGTTATTCGTCAAACGGTGCCTATAGCGGTATGGCAAAGGCAATATCGCACAACCTATCTCAGTCATACAGGACTATGTCACCGCCTAGCGTGGTCGCGCACAAAGTGGCGACAATTATCGAGAGTAAGCACCCACGACGTCGGTATCTTGTTGGTAAATTAGCGAGAGTTCTCTTCTACACACGGTACCTCTTGGGCGACGGCGTCTTTGAACAAATAGCTAAAAAACAGACGAGGTAA
- a CDS encoding MerR family transcriptional regulator, whose product MLIHQLSEKSGVSIDTIRYYTKIGILPVTQRPAGSRSYSDYDESALEYLTEIRLAKSAGFTLMEIKQYIKEWNDGQITPDTAIDILRKKIAMVRKKKSELDAIEAILKSKITQLRPQLHCRN is encoded by the coding sequence ATGCTAATTCATCAACTTTCCGAGAAATCTGGTGTTTCTATCGACACCATTCGTTACTATACAAAAATCGGTATTTTACCGGTAACACAACGTCCCGCTGGAAGCCGCAGTTATTCAGACTACGACGAGAGTGCGCTCGAATACCTCACGGAAATACGCCTCGCCAAGTCGGCGGGATTTACACTGATGGAGATTAAGCAATACATCAAGGAATGGAATGACGGACAGATTACACCGGATACAGCTATCGATATATTGCGCAAAAAGATTGCGATGGTACGAAAGAAAAAGTCTGAACTTGATGCAATAGAAGCGATATTAAAAAGTAAGATAACACAGCTACGCCCCCAGCTACATTGCCGTAATTGA